One Microbacterium sp. No. 7 genomic window carries:
- a CDS encoding ABC transporter permease — MPRDSALTAPPADDLRSLEAGLDRLQTDEQRSGIAWRKVAASAIPPIVFVVVLLVLWQLYTVIVQPRPDIAPGPLDVLGALGSAWETDRLQTAVATSLERGIIGFLIAIAVATPLGLLLAEVRWLRRAVGPIVSGLQVLPSVAWVPAAIIWFGLSDATVYFVILMGAIPSIVNGLAAGVDQVPPQLRRVGHVLGAGRVHQALFIVLPASLPGYVAGLKQGWAFSWRSLMAAEIIAMGGTIGFGLGAMLQQSRELADLAGVLATILLILFIGILVELLVFNPVERRLLRRRGLLQGGSR, encoded by the coding sequence ATGCCGCGTGACTCCGCCCTCACCGCGCCTCCCGCCGACGACCTGCGCAGCCTGGAGGCCGGCCTCGACCGCCTGCAGACCGACGAGCAGCGCTCGGGCATCGCGTGGCGCAAGGTGGCGGCATCCGCCATCCCGCCCATCGTCTTCGTGGTCGTGCTGCTCGTGCTGTGGCAGCTCTACACCGTCATCGTGCAGCCCCGGCCCGACATCGCGCCCGGGCCGCTCGACGTGCTGGGCGCCCTCGGCTCGGCGTGGGAGACCGACCGCCTGCAGACGGCCGTCGCGACGAGCCTCGAGCGCGGGATCATCGGCTTCCTCATCGCGATCGCGGTCGCGACGCCGCTCGGCCTGCTGCTCGCCGAGGTGCGCTGGCTGCGCCGCGCCGTCGGCCCCATCGTCTCGGGCCTGCAGGTGCTGCCGTCGGTCGCCTGGGTGCCGGCCGCGATCATCTGGTTCGGGCTCTCGGACGCCACGGTCTACTTCGTCATCCTGATGGGCGCGATCCCCTCGATCGTCAACGGCCTCGCCGCGGGCGTCGACCAGGTGCCGCCGCAGCTGCGCCGTGTCGGGCACGTGCTCGGCGCGGGCCGCGTGCACCAGGCCCTGTTCATCGTGCTGCCCGCGTCGCTGCCCGGCTACGTCGCGGGCCTCAAGCAGGGCTGGGCGTTCTCGTGGCGCTCGCTCATGGCCGCCGAGATCATCGCGATGGGCGGCACGATCGGCTTCGGACTGGGAGCGATGCTGCAGCAGAGCCGCGAGCTCGCCGACCTCGCGGGCGTGCTCGCGACCATCCTGCTCATCCTGTTCATCGGAATTCTGGTCGAGCTGCTGGTGTTCAACCCGGTGGAACGCCGCCTGCTGCGCCGCCGTGGACTGCTGCAAGGAGGAAGCCGATGA
- a CDS encoding ABC transporter ATP-binding protein has protein sequence MTAPPPAPAPPPEPAVRLEHVSKRFGRGALVLDDVSLDILPGEFVCLLGASGCGKSTLLNLIAGLDAPTGGGITTPPEGAAFMFQDSALMPWLTARRNVELALRLRGVPRRERGEQALALLDTVNLADAADKRPHELSGGMRQRVALARALAQDRPVLLMDEPFAALDAITRDLLHEELEHVWRATGRAIVFVTHNVREAVRLGQRVVLLSSRPGRIAREWRVQKTVGRRIESPEVGALATEITGHLRTEIRRNAA, from the coding sequence ATGACGGCGCCGCCGCCCGCGCCCGCTCCTCCCCCCGAGCCGGCCGTGCGGCTCGAGCACGTGAGCAAGCGGTTCGGCCGCGGCGCGCTCGTGCTCGACGACGTGAGCCTCGACATCCTGCCCGGCGAGTTCGTGTGCCTGCTCGGCGCGTCGGGCTGCGGCAAGTCGACGCTGCTCAACCTCATCGCGGGGCTCGACGCCCCCACCGGCGGCGGCATCACGACGCCCCCCGAGGGTGCGGCGTTCATGTTCCAGGACTCCGCGCTCATGCCGTGGCTCACGGCACGGCGCAACGTCGAGCTCGCGCTGCGGCTGCGCGGCGTGCCCCGCCGCGAGCGCGGCGAGCAGGCGCTCGCGCTGCTCGACACCGTGAACCTCGCGGATGCCGCCGACAAGCGCCCGCACGAGCTGTCGGGCGGCATGCGCCAGCGCGTCGCCCTCGCCCGCGCCCTCGCCCAGGACCGTCCCGTGCTGCTCATGGACGAGCCGTTCGCGGCGCTCGACGCCATCACCCGCGACCTCCTGCACGAGGAGCTCGAGCACGTGTGGCGCGCGACGGGCCGCGCGATCGTCTTCGTCACGCACAACGTGCGCGAGGCCGTGCGCCTCGGCCAGCGCGTCGTGCTGCTGTCGAGCCGGCCCGGCCGCATCGCCCGCGAATGGCGCGTGCAGAAGACCGTCGGCCGCCGCATCGAATCGCCCGAGGTCGGCGCCCTCGCCACCGAGATCACGGGCCACCTGCGAACGGAGATCCGCCGCAATGCCGCGTGA
- a CDS encoding ABC transporter substrate-binding protein: MNSRARTATALAGLTAGALALAGCVASAEAGVIGPADLTNGTPAAELRLGYFANVTHAPALIGVQEGLFDDRLGDTELSTQIFSAGPAAIEALSAGAIDATYIGPNPAVNTFIQSGGQSARVVAGATTGGAALVVRDGIDTAADLAGTTIASPQLGNTQDVALRVWLADQGFETSLAGGGDVTVSPTENAQTLRLFQSGQFDGAWVPEPWASRLVLDAGGHVLVDEADLWPDGAFPTTVLLVRAQFLAAHPETVEALLRGHLDAVDWLNDHPAEAPDAINAKLAADTGKPLDDAVLRRALENVAFSSDPHAAAFATLLEGGLRAGTQKEGSIDGLFDLRQLNGLRAERGLAAVSAAGLGEDVP, encoded by the coding sequence ATGAACAGCCGTGCACGCACCGCGACGGCCCTGGCGGGCCTGACCGCGGGCGCCCTCGCGCTCGCCGGCTGCGTCGCCTCCGCCGAGGCGGGCGTGATCGGGCCCGCCGACCTCACGAACGGCACGCCCGCCGCCGAGCTGCGCCTGGGCTACTTCGCGAACGTGACCCACGCGCCGGCCCTGATCGGCGTGCAGGAGGGGCTGTTCGACGACCGTCTCGGCGACACCGAGCTGAGCACGCAGATCTTCAGCGCCGGCCCCGCCGCGATCGAGGCGCTCTCGGCGGGCGCGATCGACGCGACCTACATCGGCCCCAACCCGGCGGTGAACACCTTCATCCAGTCGGGCGGGCAGTCGGCGCGCGTCGTCGCGGGCGCGACCACGGGCGGCGCCGCGCTCGTCGTGCGCGACGGCATCGACACGGCCGCCGACCTGGCCGGCACGACGATCGCCTCGCCGCAGCTGGGCAACACGCAGGACGTCGCGCTGCGCGTGTGGCTCGCCGACCAGGGCTTCGAGACCTCTCTCGCGGGCGGCGGCGACGTCACCGTGAGCCCCACCGAGAACGCGCAGACCCTGCGCCTGTTCCAGAGCGGGCAGTTCGACGGCGCGTGGGTGCCCGAGCCGTGGGCGTCGCGGCTCGTGCTCGACGCGGGCGGGCACGTGCTCGTCGACGAGGCCGACCTGTGGCCGGACGGCGCCTTCCCCACCACGGTGCTGCTCGTGCGCGCGCAGTTCCTCGCCGCGCACCCCGAGACGGTCGAGGCGCTGCTGCGCGGCCACCTCGACGCCGTCGACTGGCTGAACGACCACCCCGCCGAGGCGCCCGACGCGATCAACGCCAAGCTCGCCGCCGACACGGGCAAGCCGCTCGACGACGCCGTGCTGCGGCGGGCGCTCGAGAACGTCGCCTTCTCGTCCGACCCGCACGCCGCGGCCTTCGCGACCCTGCTCGAGGGCGGCCTGCGCGCGGGCACCCAGAAGGAGGGCTCCATCGACGGGCTCTTCGACCTGCGCCAGCTGAACGGGCTGCGCGCCGAGCGCGGCCTCGCCGCCGTGTCGGCGGCCGGCCTGGGCGAGGACGTGCCGTGA
- a CDS encoding sulfate adenylyltransferase subunit 1 yields the protein MTTAAIETDTLFRFATAGSVDDGKSTLVGRLLHDAKAILADQLEQVARTSAERGFAHGEFDFALLTDGLRAEREQGITIDVAYRYFSTGRRSFVLADCPGHVQYTRNMVTGATTADAVVVLIDARKGVVEQTRRHLAVVALLRVPHVIVAVNKIDLLGYAEEPFRAVEAQVRTLTGELGIADAHVLPVSALEGDNIAERSERTPWFEGPSLRELLETLPADGANGHADAGAPFRLPVQLVLRPQGGLAPQLAADPAAAERYRDYRAVAGRVSAGDVRVGDRVAVLPGGFETTVTGIEIAGVAAEQATAPQSVSLQLADDVDAARGALIVAAGSAPTPTRAFEAELFQLDARPLASGQRVLVKHGTATVQAIVEITSRRDLDTLEFAPTAALEVNDIGRARVRAAVELPVEPYAVSRAGGSFLVIHPSDGATLAAGTVQP from the coding sequence ATGACCACCGCCGCCATCGAGACGGACACGCTCTTCCGCTTCGCGACCGCCGGCTCGGTCGACGACGGCAAGTCGACGCTCGTCGGACGCCTGCTGCACGACGCGAAGGCGATCCTCGCCGACCAGCTCGAGCAGGTCGCCCGCACCTCGGCCGAGCGCGGCTTCGCGCACGGCGAGTTCGACTTCGCGCTGCTCACCGACGGCCTGCGCGCCGAGCGCGAGCAGGGCATCACGATCGACGTCGCGTACCGCTACTTCTCCACGGGCCGCCGCTCGTTCGTGCTCGCCGACTGCCCCGGGCACGTGCAGTACACGCGCAACATGGTCACGGGCGCGACGACCGCCGACGCCGTGGTCGTGCTCATCGACGCGCGCAAGGGCGTCGTGGAGCAGACGCGCCGGCACCTCGCGGTCGTCGCGCTGCTGCGCGTGCCGCACGTGATCGTCGCGGTCAACAAGATCGACCTGCTCGGCTACGCCGAGGAGCCGTTCCGCGCCGTCGAGGCGCAGGTGCGCACGCTCACGGGCGAGCTCGGCATCGCCGATGCGCACGTGCTGCCGGTCTCGGCGCTGGAGGGCGACAACATCGCCGAGCGCTCGGAGCGCACCCCGTGGTTCGAGGGCCCGTCGCTGCGCGAGCTGCTGGAGACCCTGCCCGCCGACGGCGCCAACGGGCACGCGGATGCCGGTGCGCCCTTCCGCCTGCCCGTGCAGCTCGTGCTGCGCCCGCAGGGCGGGCTGGCGCCGCAGCTCGCGGCCGATCCGGCCGCCGCCGAGCGCTACCGCGACTACCGCGCCGTCGCGGGCCGCGTGTCGGCGGGCGACGTGCGCGTCGGCGACCGCGTCGCGGTGCTGCCCGGCGGGTTCGAGACGACCGTCACGGGCATCGAGATCGCCGGCGTCGCGGCCGAGCAGGCCACGGCGCCGCAGTCGGTGTCGCTGCAGCTGGCCGACGACGTGGATGCCGCACGCGGCGCCCTCATCGTCGCGGCCGGCAGCGCGCCGACGCCGACCCGGGCTTTCGAGGCGGAGCTGTTCCAGCTCGACGCGCGGCCCCTGGCATCCGGCCAGCGCGTGCTCGTCAAGCACGGCACGGCGACCGTGCAGGCGATCGTCGAGATCACGAGCCGACGCGACCTCGACACGCTCGAGTTCGCCCCCACGGCCGCGCTCGAGGTCAACGACATCGGCCGTGCACGCGTGCGCGCGGCGGTCGAGCTGCCCGTCGAGCCCTATGCCGTCTCGCGCGCGGGCGGCTCGTTCCTCGTCATCCATCCGTCCGACGGGGCGACCCTCGCCGCCGGCACGGTGCAGCCGTGA
- the cysD gene encoding sulfate adenylyltransferase subunit CysD has translation MSIVDTSPLTADGAADGAKGLDALDLLEAEAIHVIREVVAEFERPVLLFSGGKDSVVVLHLATKAFFPGRVPFSLLHVDTGHNFPEVLAFRDETVARLGVRLEVARVQDYIDDGRLHERADGTRNPLQTLPLLDAIAAGRHDAVFGGARRDEDRARAKERIISLRDEFGQWDPRNQRPELWSLYNGRHTPGQHVRVFPISNWTELDVWRYIEREDITLPPLYFAHEREVFARDGMWRAVGEFSPPREDETVERRTVRYRTVGDMSCTGAVESDAADIAQIVTEVARTTITERGATRADDRLSEAAMEDRKKDGYF, from the coding sequence ATGAGCATCGTCGACACCAGCCCCCTGACCGCGGACGGCGCCGCGGACGGCGCGAAAGGCCTCGACGCGCTCGACCTGCTCGAGGCCGAGGCGATCCACGTGATCCGCGAGGTCGTCGCCGAGTTCGAGCGCCCCGTGCTGCTGTTCTCGGGCGGCAAGGACTCGGTCGTCGTGCTGCACCTGGCGACGAAGGCGTTCTTCCCCGGCCGCGTGCCCTTCTCGCTGCTGCACGTCGACACGGGCCACAACTTTCCCGAGGTGCTCGCCTTCCGCGACGAGACGGTCGCGCGCCTGGGCGTGCGGCTCGAGGTCGCGCGCGTGCAGGACTACATCGACGACGGGCGGCTGCACGAGCGCGCCGACGGCACGCGCAACCCGCTGCAGACCCTGCCGCTGCTCGACGCGATCGCCGCGGGCCGGCACGACGCCGTGTTCGGCGGCGCGCGCCGCGACGAGGACCGCGCCCGCGCGAAGGAGCGCATCATCTCGCTGCGCGACGAGTTCGGGCAGTGGGACCCGCGCAACCAGCGCCCCGAGCTGTGGAGCCTGTACAACGGGCGGCACACGCCGGGCCAGCACGTGCGCGTGTTCCCCATCTCGAACTGGACCGAGCTCGACGTGTGGCGCTACATCGAGCGCGAGGACATCACGCTGCCGCCGCTGTACTTCGCGCACGAGCGCGAGGTGTTCGCGCGCGACGGCATGTGGCGCGCGGTCGGCGAGTTCTCGCCGCCGCGCGAGGACGAGACCGTCGAGCGCCGCACCGTGCGCTACCGCACCGTCGGCGACATGAGCTGCACGGGCGCCGTCGAGTCGGATGCCGCCGACATCGCCCAGATCGTCACCGAGGTCGCCCGCACCACGATCACCGAGCGCGGTGCGACGCGCGCCGACGACCGCCTCTCGGAGGCGGCGATGGAGGACCGCAAGAAGGACGGGTACTTCTGA
- a CDS encoding phosphoadenylyl-sulfate reductase: protein MTVSLAPRAAVRRSADELRAIAERGAEELGSLTDHEASPAEVVAWVARSFGVDACAVACSMADAALPHLVAEQLPGVDVLFLDTGYHFTETRVTRDEVDRVLDVRIIDVLPEQTVAEQDAEFGEKLFARDPGLCCARRKVEPLHDALGGYELWFTGVRREEAPTRTNTPLVQWDERNGLVKVNPVAAWTFDDLIGYANRHRVPVNLLMEHGFPSIGCEPCTKPVAPGEDPRSGRWAGLSKTECGLHL, encoded by the coding sequence ATGACCGTGTCCCTGGCTCCCCGCGCCGCCGTGCGCCGCTCGGCCGACGAGCTGCGCGCGATCGCCGAGCGCGGCGCCGAAGAGCTCGGCAGCCTGACCGACCACGAGGCCTCGCCCGCCGAGGTCGTCGCGTGGGTCGCCCGCAGCTTCGGCGTCGACGCGTGCGCCGTGGCGTGCTCGATGGCGGATGCCGCCCTGCCGCACCTCGTGGCCGAGCAGCTCCCCGGCGTCGACGTGCTCTTCCTCGACACCGGCTACCACTTCACCGAGACGCGTGTCACGCGCGACGAGGTCGACCGCGTGCTCGACGTGCGGATCATCGACGTGCTGCCCGAGCAGACCGTCGCCGAGCAGGATGCCGAGTTCGGCGAGAAGCTGTTCGCGCGCGACCCGGGGCTGTGCTGCGCGCGCCGCAAGGTGGAGCCGCTGCACGACGCGCTCGGCGGCTACGAGCTGTGGTTCACGGGCGTGCGCCGCGAGGAGGCCCCGACGCGCACGAACACCCCGCTCGTGCAGTGGGACGAGCGCAACGGGCTCGTCAAGGTGAACCCCGTCGCGGCGTGGACCTTCGACGACCTGATCGGCTACGCCAACCGGCACCGCGTGCCGGTGAACCTGCTGATGGAGCACGGCTTCCCCTCGATCGGCTGCGAGCCCTGCACCAAGCCCGTCGCCCCGGGCGAGGACCCCCGCTCGGGCCGCTGGGCGGGCCTCTCCAAGACCGAATGCGGACTGCACCTATGA
- a CDS encoding nitrite/sulfite reductase, translated as MTVSETANPPSRPSVDRARPPRPSSKPNGQWKIDGTAPLNGNEEWKQQDGGLAVRERIESVYADGGFASIDPTDLHGRFRWWGLYTQRKPGIDGGRTAQLEPHELEDEYFMLRVRIDGGQLTTEQLRVIANISIDFGRDTADVTDRQNIQLHWIRVEDVPEIWRRLEGVGLSTTEACGDVPRVILGSPVAGIAADELIDPTPQIDEITERFIGDPSLANLPRKFKSAITGHPSQDVVHEINDVAFVAVTHPELGVGYDLWVGGALSTTPRLGERLGTFVRPDQVADVWHGVTQIFRDYGYRRLRNKARLKFLLAEWGTEKFRTVLQDEYLGYALPDGPAPGKPTSSGDHVGIHRQKDGLFYVGVTPIVGRVSGPTLAKLADVMEAHGSTRLRTTPHQKLVILDVPEERVEPLVAALNELDLQARPSLLRRGTIACTGIEFCKLAIVETKVNAKAAILALEERLQGFDLPHPISLHVNGCPNSCARIQTADIGLKGQLVMIDGEQVPGYQVHLGGGLASSDREEPGLGRTVRGLKVAADGIADYVERVVKRFLADREADETFAQWAHRAEEEALQ; from the coding sequence GTGACCGTCAGCGAAACCGCCAACCCTCCGTCGAGGCCTTCCGTCGACCGTGCGCGTCCGCCTCGCCCGTCGTCGAAGCCCAACGGACAGTGGAAGATCGACGGCACCGCTCCGCTCAACGGCAACGAGGAGTGGAAGCAGCAGGACGGCGGCCTCGCCGTGCGCGAGCGCATCGAGAGCGTCTACGCCGACGGCGGCTTCGCCTCGATCGACCCGACCGACCTGCACGGACGCTTCCGCTGGTGGGGCCTCTACACGCAGCGCAAGCCCGGCATCGACGGCGGCCGCACCGCGCAGCTCGAGCCGCACGAGCTCGAAGACGAGTACTTCATGCTGCGCGTGCGCATCGACGGCGGGCAGCTCACGACGGAGCAGCTGCGCGTCATCGCGAACATCTCGATCGACTTCGGCCGCGACACGGCCGACGTCACCGACCGGCAGAACATCCAGCTGCACTGGATCCGCGTCGAGGACGTGCCCGAGATCTGGCGCCGCCTCGAGGGCGTGGGCCTCAGCACGACCGAGGCGTGCGGCGACGTGCCGCGCGTGATCCTCGGCTCGCCCGTCGCCGGCATCGCCGCCGACGAGCTCATCGACCCGACGCCGCAGATCGACGAGATCACGGAGCGCTTCATCGGCGACCCGTCACTGGCGAACCTGCCCCGCAAGTTCAAGTCGGCCATCACGGGCCACCCGAGCCAGGACGTCGTGCACGAGATCAACGACGTCGCCTTCGTCGCCGTGACCCACCCCGAGCTGGGCGTGGGCTACGACCTGTGGGTCGGCGGCGCCCTCTCCACGACGCCGCGGCTCGGCGAGCGGCTCGGCACCTTCGTGCGCCCCGATCAGGTCGCCGACGTGTGGCACGGCGTCACCCAGATCTTCCGCGACTACGGCTACCGCCGCCTGCGCAACAAGGCGCGCCTCAAGTTCCTGCTCGCCGAGTGGGGCACCGAGAAGTTCCGCACCGTGCTGCAGGACGAGTACCTCGGCTACGCGCTGCCCGACGGTCCCGCCCCGGGCAAGCCGACGTCGTCGGGCGACCACGTCGGCATCCACCGGCAGAAGGACGGCCTGTTCTACGTGGGCGTCACCCCCATCGTGGGCCGCGTCTCGGGCCCCACGCTCGCGAAGCTCGCCGACGTCATGGAGGCGCACGGCTCGACGCGGCTGCGCACGACGCCGCACCAGAAGCTCGTCATCCTCGACGTGCCCGAGGAGCGGGTCGAGCCGCTCGTCGCGGCGCTGAACGAGCTCGACCTGCAGGCGCGTCCGAGCCTGCTGCGCCGCGGCACGATCGCGTGCACGGGCATCGAGTTCTGCAAGCTCGCGATCGTCGAGACCAAGGTCAACGCGAAGGCCGCGATCCTCGCGCTCGAGGAGCGGCTGCAGGGCTTCGACCTGCCGCATCCGATCTCGCTGCACGTGAACGGCTGCCCGAACTCGTGCGCGCGCATCCAGACCGCCGACATCGGCCTCAAGGGCCAGCTCGTGATGATCGACGGCGAGCAGGTGCCCGGCTATCAGGTGCACCTCGGCGGCGGGCTCGCCTCGAGCGACCGCGAGGAGCCGGGCCTCGGCCGCACGGTGCGCGGCCTCAAGGTCGCCGCCGACGGCATCGCCGACTACGTCGAGCGCGTCGTGAAGCGCTTCCTCGCCGATCGCGAGGCCGACGAGACCTTCGCCCAGTGGGCGCACCGCGCAGAAGAGGAGGCGCTGCAATGA
- a CDS encoding sirohydrochlorin chelatase produces MPSRALLAISHGTASPAGQSAVSALVDAVAAAAPDVVVRLGHVDVQQPDVEASLAALDGPVTIVPLLLSAGYHVHVDLAESVAERADAVVGPALGPDPRLAEVLAARLDALVPGGLDADHAVVLAVAGSSDERANDDCRTVATLLAERIGRPVSVGFLAAAEPRLDAAVAAAAADGARPVVATYLMAPGYFHDLTVRLAGGAPVARPLLDDDAPADALVAIVLDRYRRGSGIEAVPSTA; encoded by the coding sequence ATGCCCTCTCGCGCACTCCTCGCCATCTCTCACGGCACCGCGTCGCCCGCGGGCCAGAGCGCCGTCTCGGCGCTCGTCGACGCCGTCGCCGCGGCGGCGCCCGACGTCGTCGTGCGCCTCGGGCACGTCGACGTGCAGCAGCCCGACGTCGAGGCGTCGCTCGCCGCGCTCGACGGCCCCGTCACGATCGTGCCGCTGCTGCTCTCGGCGGGCTACCACGTGCACGTCGATCTCGCGGAGTCGGTCGCCGAGCGCGCCGACGCGGTCGTCGGCCCCGCACTCGGCCCCGATCCGCGCCTCGCCGAGGTGCTCGCGGCCCGCCTCGACGCGCTCGTGCCCGGCGGGCTCGACGCCGACCACGCCGTCGTGCTCGCCGTCGCGGGCTCCAGCGACGAGCGCGCCAACGACGACTGCCGCACGGTGGCGACCCTGCTGGCGGAGCGCATCGGCCGCCCCGTCTCGGTCGGCTTCCTCGCCGCCGCCGAGCCCCGCCTCGACGCCGCGGTCGCCGCCGCGGCTGCGGACGGCGCACGGCCCGTCGTGGCGACCTATCTCATGGCGCCCGGCTACTTCCACGACCTCACGGTGCGGCTCGCGGGCGGCGCCCCCGTCGCCCGCCCGCTGCTCGACGACGACGCGCCCGCCGACGCGCTCGTGGCGATCGTGCTCGACCGGTATCGCAGAGGATCGGGCATCGAGGCCGTTCCGTCAACTGCGTGA
- a CDS encoding MarR family winged helix-turn-helix transcriptional regulator: MTDADRPAAPDDLDVILGALGALRGRGPGGARGGPHRHGHHGPHRRGGVPGHERGHDHDHGRGEGPEPDGMRGARIGGPARLRLLEALAAASVPLSVSEAADVIGVDQPRASRLVQQAVEMGLVRREADPADARRTRIALTDQGAGLVRGFRGRRRDQLATALEGFTAPERAELARLLARLADAWPRE; this comes from the coding sequence ATGACGGATGCCGACCGCCCCGCCGCCCCCGACGACCTCGACGTGATCCTCGGCGCCCTCGGCGCGCTGCGCGGGCGCGGTCCGGGGGGCGCCCGCGGGGGTCCGCACCGGCACGGCCACCACGGTCCGCACCGGCGCGGGGGAGTGCCCGGCCACGAGCGCGGTCACGACCACGACCACGGCCGCGGCGAAGGGCCGGAGCCCGACGGCATGCGCGGCGCGCGTATCGGCGGGCCGGCACGGCTGCGTCTGCTGGAGGCGCTCGCCGCGGCATCCGTCCCGCTCTCGGTGAGCGAGGCGGCCGACGTGATCGGCGTCGATCAGCCGCGGGCGTCGCGGCTCGTGCAGCAGGCCGTCGAGATGGGTCTCGTGCGCCGCGAGGCCGACCCCGCCGACGCGCGGCGCACGCGCATCGCGCTCACCGACCAGGGGGCCGGGCTCGTGCGCGGCTTCCGCGGCCGGCGCCGCGACCAGCTCGCGACGGCGCTCGAGGGGTTCACCGCGCCCGAGCGGGCCGAGCTCGCCCGGCTGCTGGCCCGGCTTGCCGATGCGTGGCCGCGCGAGTAG
- a CDS encoding zinc-binding dehydrogenase → MRGIVFPGDGTAVVKEFPDPTPGYGEVVVENRASGMCGSDLHFYHGSFPVAPGIVQGHEPCGVVHAVGEGVDPRVAKVGDRVMIHHYWGCGSCRRCREGWPQMCEVAPGQALATHANGGHAPYLKVPSSSLMPLPDELSFRAGAAIGCGTGTAWGGIKRIEQLGGIGDTWTAVFGQGPVGLSGVMFAASMGARVIAVDVDDKRLEQAKRFGAEVVVNSRTQPLVDVVNEHTKGRGVDVVLETSGHAGADALSVLGTYGRAAFIGLPGKVEFTTQLVYKKQWTLFTSWTMSWMEQQRCADYVVSHGLPVDDLFSHSWTIEQAAEAYAWFDRQDAGKGVFEFAH, encoded by the coding sequence ATGCGAGGAATCGTCTTCCCCGGAGACGGCACGGCCGTCGTCAAGGAGTTCCCCGACCCGACGCCGGGATACGGCGAGGTCGTCGTCGAGAACCGCGCATCCGGCATGTGCGGCAGCGACCTGCACTTCTACCACGGCAGCTTCCCCGTCGCCCCGGGCATTGTGCAGGGCCACGAGCCGTGCGGCGTCGTGCATGCCGTCGGCGAGGGCGTCGACCCGCGGGTCGCGAAGGTGGGCGACCGCGTCATGATCCATCACTACTGGGGCTGCGGCTCCTGCCGGCGCTGTCGCGAGGGCTGGCCGCAGATGTGCGAGGTGGCCCCGGGCCAGGCCCTCGCCACGCACGCCAACGGCGGCCACGCCCCCTACCTCAAGGTGCCGTCGAGCAGCCTCATGCCCCTGCCCGACGAGCTGTCGTTCAGGGCCGGCGCCGCGATCGGCTGCGGCACGGGCACCGCGTGGGGCGGCATCAAGCGCATCGAGCAGCTCGGCGGCATCGGCGACACCTGGACGGCCGTGTTCGGCCAGGGCCCCGTGGGGCTGTCGGGCGTGATGTTCGCGGCGTCGATGGGCGCCCGCGTCATCGCCGTCGACGTCGACGACAAGCGCCTGGAGCAGGCGAAGAGGTTCGGCGCCGAGGTCGTCGTCAACTCGCGCACGCAGCCGCTCGTCGACGTCGTGAACGAGCACACGAAGGGTCGCGGCGTCGACGTCGTGCTGGAGACGTCGGGTCACGCCGGCGCCGACGCGCTGAGCGTGCTGGGGACGTACGGCCGCGCCGCGTTCATCGGCCTTCCCGGCAAGGTCGAGTTCACGACGCAGCTCGTCTACAAGAAGCAGTGGACGCTGTTCACGTCGTGGACGATGTCGTGGATGGAGCAGCAGCGCTGCGCCGACTACGTCGTGTCGCACGGCCTGCCGGTCGACGACCTGTTCTCGCACTCGTGGACGATCGAGCAGGCCGCCGAGGCCTACGCCTGGTTCGACCGGCAGGACGCCGGCAAGGGCGTCTTCGAGTTCGCGCACTGA